A window of the Haloquadratum walsbyi C23 genome harbors these coding sequences:
- the mutS gene encoding DNA mismatch repair protein MutS, with translation MTSQGIVDEFFSLRAETDADLLTMQCGDFYEFFAEDAELVSAELDLTVSEKSSHGSSYPMAGVPVDDLTPYLKSLVERGYRVAVADQYEADDGDHYRRISRVVTPGTLLSTDDADARYIAAVVGDLTATETTETTETTIGIAFAEVTTGSFFIGDVADAETAYAELTRFDPVEILPGPTVRNADDFIRRLRDGTDATVSSFETAAFALGRARHILSEQFGTTAIDSLNIETDVAIQAAGAILTYIDETDTGVRAAITRLQPLDSDTHLALDTTTRRNLELTETMHGDRGGDGTLLGTIDHTATSAGHRQLREWIMRPQRVQTEITRRLDCIEALVDAPLARERIAETLNGSYDLERLAARCISERADATDLLRIRETLEILPTLDEVITESILSESPLMQVVTRPTEDTVKVVRDELTAALVDEPPKTIRDGGLFQYGYDAELDSLRERHETAQEWMDKLAQRETETHNLNHLSVDRNKTDGHYIQVGKSVADQVPEHYREIKTLKNSKRFKTDELAERERDILRLEESRGEMEYELFCELREQIADYAAMLQTVGQVIAEIDALHSLATHAVENDWTRPTLRADHTVDIEAGRHPVVEQTTEFVPNDLQLEDERNFLLVTGPNMSGKSTYLRQVALITLLAHAGSFVPAAAATIGAVDGIYTRVGALDELAQGRSTFMVEMQELSKILHSASSESLVILDEVGRGTATYDGISIAWAATEYLSAAQSTAPSPRVLFATHYHELTTLADRITGVSNVHVAAEERNGDVTFLRTVESGPADRSYGIHVAELAGVPDPVLTRARDVLSTLRADEAIEVETQNHADTSKRDQEENMTGGDKSAETTQQVVFDVNSGDIRVAEAGENTENQTTPTSDNRKLKNNRATSENPEHARVDSDTKEVINELQSLDIESTAPVTLLQTVEQWQKQLTDADSEE, from the coding sequence ATGACCTCGCAGGGAATCGTAGACGAGTTTTTCTCCCTTCGCGCTGAGACAGACGCGGATCTATTGACGATGCAATGTGGTGATTTCTATGAGTTCTTTGCTGAAGACGCTGAATTAGTGTCCGCGGAGCTCGACCTCACAGTTTCAGAAAAATCCTCACATGGGTCCTCATATCCAATGGCTGGAGTGCCGGTTGATGACCTGACTCCATATCTTAAATCGCTTGTTGAGCGTGGATATCGGGTTGCTGTCGCAGACCAATATGAAGCCGACGATGGAGATCATTATCGTCGCATCAGTCGAGTTGTCACGCCCGGAACATTATTATCGACTGATGATGCTGATGCGCGGTATATCGCAGCCGTTGTTGGGGATCTCACAGCGACTGAGACAACTGAGACAACTGAGACGACTATTGGGATTGCGTTTGCCGAAGTAACAACCGGCTCGTTTTTTATTGGTGACGTTGCGGATGCTGAGACTGCATATGCAGAGCTCACTCGATTTGACCCAGTTGAAATTCTCCCTGGTCCAACCGTTAGGAATGCTGATGACTTTATTCGGCGACTTCGTGACGGCACTGATGCGACAGTGTCTTCATTTGAAACAGCAGCCTTTGCTCTTGGACGTGCGCGTCATATTCTTAGCGAGCAGTTTGGTACAACTGCAATTGATAGTCTCAATATTGAGACTGATGTTGCGATACAGGCTGCTGGTGCAATACTTACGTATATCGATGAAACAGACACAGGTGTTCGCGCCGCAATAACGAGATTACAACCGCTGGATTCAGATACTCACCTCGCACTGGATACGACGACACGACGTAATCTTGAATTGACCGAGACAATGCATGGCGACCGCGGTGGGGATGGAACGCTTCTCGGGACGATTGACCATACCGCAACAAGTGCGGGGCACCGGCAACTTCGAGAGTGGATAATGCGACCACAGCGCGTGCAAACAGAGATAACTCGTCGACTTGACTGCATTGAGGCGCTTGTAGACGCACCATTGGCTCGTGAGCGAATCGCTGAAACACTGAATGGAAGCTATGATCTCGAACGATTAGCTGCGCGGTGTATCTCTGAACGTGCTGATGCCACTGATCTCCTTAGAATTCGAGAAACGCTCGAGATACTCCCAACGCTCGATGAAGTTATCACAGAATCAATATTGTCTGAATCGCCTTTGATGCAGGTGGTCACTCGACCAACTGAGGATACTGTAAAAGTTGTTCGGGATGAACTTACAGCAGCGCTTGTTGATGAGCCCCCAAAGACAATTCGAGACGGCGGCTTGTTCCAATATGGATATGATGCTGAACTTGATTCCCTTCGAGAACGTCATGAGACTGCCCAGGAGTGGATGGACAAACTAGCCCAGCGAGAGACGGAGACACATAATCTAAATCACCTCAGTGTCGATCGAAACAAAACTGATGGTCATTATATACAGGTTGGCAAATCTGTTGCGGATCAAGTCCCAGAACACTATCGTGAGATTAAAACTCTCAAAAACTCGAAGCGATTTAAAACAGATGAACTTGCTGAGCGTGAGCGAGACATCCTTCGATTAGAGGAATCACGTGGTGAGATGGAATATGAGTTGTTTTGTGAACTCCGTGAGCAGATTGCTGACTACGCTGCGATGTTACAGACAGTCGGACAAGTTATTGCAGAGATAGACGCACTTCACTCACTCGCGACACATGCCGTCGAAAACGACTGGACACGTCCGACGCTACGCGCCGATCATACAGTTGATATTGAGGCCGGTCGGCACCCGGTTGTCGAGCAGACAACAGAGTTTGTTCCAAATGACCTCCAGTTAGAAGATGAACGGAATTTCCTGCTTGTTACAGGACCAAATATGAGCGGGAAATCAACGTATCTTCGACAGGTGGCACTTATTACTCTTCTTGCACACGCTGGAAGTTTTGTCCCAGCAGCAGCCGCCACAATTGGGGCTGTTGATGGAATTTACACGCGTGTTGGTGCATTAGATGAACTTGCACAGGGTCGGTCAACATTCATGGTTGAAATGCAGGAGCTTTCGAAGATTCTTCACTCAGCATCCTCTGAGTCGCTCGTTATTCTTGATGAAGTCGGTCGAGGGACAGCGACGTATGATGGAATATCAATTGCATGGGCTGCAACAGAGTATCTCTCAGCAGCGCAATCAACAGCACCATCACCGCGCGTTCTTTTTGCAACACACTATCATGAACTCACAACATTAGCAGATCGAATCACAGGCGTCTCAAATGTCCATGTCGCTGCAGAGGAGCGTAATGGCGATGTGACGTTTCTTCGCACTGTTGAATCAGGACCAGCGGACCGTTCATATGGAATCCATGTGGCAGAACTTGCTGGTGTTCCGGATCCAGTCCTCACACGAGCAAGAGACGTACTATCAACACTTCGTGCTGATGAAGCAATCGAGGTTGAGACACAAAATCACGCTGATACATCCAAACGCGATCAAGAAGAGAATATGACTGGAGGCGATAAGAGCGCAGAAACAACACAACAGGTTGTCTTTGACGTCAATAGTGGTGACATTCGAGTTGCTGAAGCAGGCGAAAATACAGAAAACCAAACGACTCCTACGAGTGATAACAGGAAACTCAAGAATAATCGAGCTACATCCGAAAACCCTGAACATGCCAGAGTTGATTCAGACACAAAGGAAGTAATCAATGAACTCCAATCGCTCGATATTGAATCAACAGCACCGGTGACGCTCCTGCAAACCGTCGAGCAGTGGCAGAAACAGCTAACAGACGCTGATAGTGAGGAATAA
- a CDS encoding SDR family oxidoreductase — protein MADINLTPTLDGRTALVTGSAKRVGREVLLALADAGADVAVHYRQSGEAAAATAETAREYDVAATTVQADVTVPDEVDTMIARCETELDTIDILVNAVGPLPQGRWDELSLAEWRRTIEGCLYGTYLCTQAVLPTMRDTHWGRIINFGVADARDDRAVPMNFPYFAAKKAVLLFTRTVAYDTQDNGITVNAVSPFAVENTVVDVSGYPRGRPARFNDVIAPILFFCTDAAEYISGQNIAIDGGRLQEA, from the coding sequence ATGGCTGACATCAATCTCACGCCAACATTAGATGGACGAACCGCATTGGTAACTGGCTCAGCAAAGCGTGTCGGGCGGGAGGTACTTCTTGCACTTGCCGACGCAGGTGCTGATGTTGCTGTTCATTATCGCCAGAGTGGCGAGGCGGCAGCGGCAACCGCCGAGACCGCACGTGAATATGATGTCGCAGCGACAACTGTGCAGGCAGATGTCACTGTTCCCGATGAGGTGGATACAATGATTGCAAGGTGTGAGACAGAACTTGATACGATTGATATATTGGTGAATGCTGTTGGACCACTTCCGCAAGGACGATGGGATGAACTTTCACTTGCAGAGTGGCGTCGCACAATCGAGGGCTGTCTCTATGGTACGTATCTCTGTACTCAAGCAGTTCTACCAACAATGCGTGATACTCACTGGGGTCGGATCATTAATTTTGGTGTTGCTGATGCCCGTGATGATCGTGCTGTTCCAATGAATTTTCCATATTTCGCAGCAAAAAAAGCTGTTCTATTATTTACACGAACAGTTGCATATGATACACAGGATAATGGAATCACGGTTAATGCCGTCTCACCGTTTGCAGTTGAGAATACTGTTGTTGATGTCAGTGGTTATCCACGTGGTCGCCCAGCTCGATTTAATGATGTGATCGCACCGATACTATTCTTCTGTACCGATGCAGCCGAATATATTTCTGGGCAGAATATTGCAATTGACGGCGGTCGGCTACAGGAAGCCTGA
- a CDS encoding M14 family metallopeptidase, whose protein sequence is MLTTSLSYMRTEILGPVDVDDAPDIAVIGGIHGDEPCGVQAIERFCSGALIDAIQRPVKLIIANERALEANMRYIEGDLNRLFPGDPESELYEERLAFDLYQEIKDCTTLGFHSTISFDEPFGTFANLTPQKATIMQALPLEHAADFSGHVTGRGVNLSEFVNVEAGYQGSEAAVENAYACLIAYLRVMDALPAEADITPTTHYQVQHTIEKIPNETYDVHVNNFEQVSPGMEYATTGTGKSLLADSAFWPVLMSSHGHDTLLGYAAKRTGEISATVTDSD, encoded by the coding sequence ATGCTGACCACGTCATTATCATATATGCGAACTGAGATACTCGGTCCTGTGGATGTGGACGACGCACCTGATATCGCTGTAATCGGCGGGATTCACGGCGATGAGCCCTGTGGTGTGCAAGCGATCGAGCGATTCTGCTCAGGGGCATTGATAGACGCTATTCAGCGACCGGTTAAACTCATTATTGCGAATGAACGCGCGCTTGAAGCAAATATGCGGTATATTGAGGGCGATCTTAACAGATTATTCCCTGGTGACCCAGAAAGTGAACTGTATGAAGAACGCCTGGCATTTGATCTCTATCAGGAAATTAAAGATTGCACTACGCTTGGATTTCACTCAACAATCTCATTTGATGAGCCCTTTGGAACATTCGCAAACCTAACGCCACAGAAGGCAACAATCATGCAGGCGTTGCCACTTGAGCATGCAGCTGACTTTTCTGGGCATGTCACAGGGCGAGGCGTGAATCTATCAGAATTTGTGAATGTCGAAGCGGGCTATCAAGGCTCTGAGGCTGCGGTTGAGAACGCCTATGCATGCTTGATTGCATATCTCCGTGTGATGGATGCCCTCCCAGCAGAAGCTGATATAACGCCAACAACGCACTATCAAGTTCAACATACGATAGAAAAGATCCCAAATGAAACATACGACGTACATGTAAATAACTTTGAGCAGGTATCTCCAGGAATGGAATATGCAACAACCGGAACAGGAAAATCACTTCTGGCTGACTCAGCATTTTGGCCAGTGCTCATGTCCTCTCACGGACACGATACACTTCTTGGATATGCAGCTAAGCGGACAGGCGAGATCAGTGCCACAGTGACTGATAGTGATTAA